CTGTTGGATGCGCGTCTCATCCACCACGCCGGATACCGTTCCGGAAGAGGTGTTCACCAGCGGCGCTTCGCCTGTGACTGTCACTTGCTCGCTCACCGCGCCCACCCGCATGGCGAGGTGGAGCGTGACCTGCTGGCTCAGGGCCAGAGTAACTCCCTGCCGCACCAGCGTTCCAAAACCAGTCATGGAACTGGAGATATCATAACTGCCGGGAGGAAGCTGGGTAATGACGTAGCGACCGACGGCGTCAGTACTGACGGTGCGGTGCGCGCCTGTCGCCGTGTTGGATGCGGCCACCTGTGCCCCGGGCAATACCGCGCCGCTCTCATCGCTGACAGTTCCGGAGATGGTCCCCGTGGTGGATTGCGTCCAACCGTGTACCGTTCCAGCAAGAAGCGTAATGATCAACAGTAGTCCGCTCATAAGGTTTTTTTTCATTACTCACCCTTCCTTCCAATGATGGATATACAGAACTGTACACCCGCAGGCAAAATGGATACCCGCAAATGCCGGATACGCAGGGAGCCTACCCCGACCTACTTACAAATATTCTTCGACCCAGTTTAGATGACTGACTTGTCCACCAACGTGCCCGATGACATCACCCGCTCGCCACCGCGGCGGATCATCCTTACTAACTACCAGCCAGGCTTACTGACTACCAGTCGGGTAGCGGCTTGGCGCGGAGACTTTGGTCGCGCCCACCTTGTCCGCTTCGCCGGCCAGGGGAGCCGCGCCCAAGCTTAACAGCAGCTCCGCCGCCGACTTATGCGGGATGGGCTGCTGGCGAAAGCGCTTATCAAAGGGATCGACCAGGCGCGCCGGATCGCCCAACGCGATGCTCAGCGGCGTCTGCCCATATTTGTCCTTGGCGTTGATGTCGGCCCCATGCTTCAAGAGCAACTCGATGATGTCGTTTGCACCCACATGCGCCGCGCCGTGCAACGCCGTGCGATTCCCGGCCGCCGTCGCCTTCACATCATTGCCCAGCTCAATGGCCAGCAGCACTGCTTCCTTCGCTCCCGGTTGCTTGTTCAACGGACGATCACGCAATTGACCGACTCCCGCTGCGGCCATCAGCGGAGATGTTCCTTCTTCCGTGCCCAGCCGGGGATTGGCTCCCGCGGTAAGCAGTAAGCGCATCATGCCCACATCGCCCGCGGCAGCGGCAAGGAAAAATGGAGTGGCGCCCACCTGACGAATCTGCGGCAGGGCGATGCCGCCGCCATGCGCGAAGGGGGGGAAATCCCAAGGAGAAGTTCCACGCGCGATGCGGGCATTTATATCCGCGCCTTTGGAGATCAAAACCTTCGCCAGTCCCGGCATGTTCGGATGAAACCACATGCGATCCGTGGGCGCCTGAATCTTTGCGGCGGTAATTCCAGCCAACCCTTCCTGCACCGCCCAATGCAGCGCGGTGATGCCATTGCCGTCCGGTGCCTTGACGTCGGCCCCGTTCTCAACGAACAGGATGGCTAACTCCTCATGCCCGCTGGCCGCCGCCACCAGCAGCGCGGGGCCATCTGGGCCAGCGTAATTAACATTCGCGCCCGCTTGCAGCAGCCGCCTTGCCGAGTCCAGGTCGCCCGAACGCGCCGCGAACAGCAGCGCCGTATATCCGCCGCGCGAACTGGCCGGATCGTGATGAGTGCGGCTGCGGTCGTGGGTATCGGGCTTTCCAGTAACGTGATCCCGCAAACCATAATCGAGAAATGAAAGTGGCGTGAAGGCGTCAGGCACTTTCGTTACCGCATTCACGTTGGCGCCTGCTTGAATGAGCATCGCTACGATTTCCGTATGCTGTTGAGAGGCCGCCCACATGAGCGCCGTCTGCCCGCGCCGCGTGGCGGCGTTGACCGTCGCGCCAATTTCCAACATCTGCTTCACAGCCAAGGTCACTCCGGTACGCGCGCAAGTCATCAGCGGAGTTTCATCCGTCCACTGCGACGCGTTCGGATTGGCGCCAGCTCGGAGCAGCGCACCCGCAATCGCCGCATTGGAGTTGGTGCAAGCCAGCGACAGCGGCGTCACGCCATATTCATTCGCGGCGTCCACCGCAGCGTTTGCCTTGAGCAGCAAGGCGACCGCCGCATCGAGATTCAGATGAGCGGCCCATGCGAGCGCCGTGCCGCCGTCCGGCTCCGGCTGATTCACATCAATCGGTTGGCTGAGTGCGCTCTGTACTTGCGCGATGTTTCGGCTCTTCACCGCTTTGATCAATTCCAGGTGTTCATCGGCGGCGACAAGCGACCGGCTTCCCATCAGGCAGAGTGCAAACGCAGCGGCGCCAATCGGCGTGAGGAGTATGGGAGTTCGCTGATTCATAATCGTAACCTTCTCAATGGATTCCTTAAGCCAAACTGAGCCCATCGACCTGGCCGGTGGAATCGCCCAGCTTATCTACGCGGACGCCAGCGATATCGAGCAATGTGACGTGCAGATTAGTCATTGGCGTGTTGGGCGTGAATTCCAGATGGCGACCGCCCATTTTCTTTCCGCCTCCGCCCGCGACCAGCAACGGCAGGTCCGTCGCCTTGTGCAGATTCCCATCGCTCAAGCCGCTGCCATACAGAATCGCCGAGTGATCGAGCAGAGAGCCATCGCCATCTGGGGTCGCGCGGAGTTTTTCGAGGTAGTAGGCCAATAGTTGAGACTGGAACAGGTCAATCTGCGCGACTTTTCCAATCAAATTCGGGTCACCCTGATGATGCGACAAAGCATGATGCCCTTCGGCGATGCCAATCTCGCGATAGGCGCGCTCGCTCTTTTCGTGCGCCATGATGAGGCTAATGACGCGTGTCATGTCCGTCTGGAAAGCGAGTACCTGAAGATCGAACATCAGCCGCGCATGATCGTCATAGGTTCCGGGTATTCCCGTGGGACGGGCCACTACGGGAAGCTGCTTCGTCGAAGCCTGCTCCTCGGCGCGCTGAATACGGCGCTCGACATCGCGGATGCCGTCCAGATACTCGGAGAGTTTGACGCGATCGGACTGCGGAACGCGGTTCATCATGCGCGAGATGTCGCCCGCAACATAATCGAGCAGGCTGCGATTCTGGCGAATGCGGGCCAGCCGCTCGGCGGGATCGGTCGAATCGCCTTCGCCGAACATCCGCTCAAAGACGGCGCGGGGATTGCTCTCCATTGGCAACGGCTGCGTGGCGCTGCGCCAGGAAATGGTGTTCGAGTAAGCGTCATTCACCGGCGTGTCGCCGCCACCAAGCAGGCCCACGGTGTCGAGGGTCAATTCAAGCGAGGCCAACTGTGTCTGTTGCCCCAAATCCTTCGCGGCCACTTGGTCGGCGGAGACTCCCAACTGCCCATTGCTCCCGCGCAGGCCGGTGAGATACGCGGCGCTGGCCGCGCCGTGATTGCCCATCGGCTCGCCGGGGCGCACCACCGCCGCCATGTTCGAGAGGTGGCTCACCACCGTCAATCGATCGCGAAAGGGAGCCAGCGGAGCCAGCGTCGGCGGCAGCTCAAATGCGGTGCCCGCGGCCTTCGGCGTCCATTGATTCATGATGCGTCCATTGGGCACGTAAATCATGTTCAGGCGCACGGGACTCTTCACCACCGTGCCGTCACGCTCGGCAGCCATAGCCGGCGACATGCTGTCCAGCAG
The nucleotide sequence above comes from Acidobacteriota bacterium. Encoded proteins:
- a CDS encoding ankyrin repeat domain-containing protein is translated as MGSVWLKESIEKVTIMNQRTPILLTPIGAAAFALCLMGSRSLVAADEHLELIKAVKSRNIAQVQSALSQPIDVNQPEPDGGTALAWAAHLNLDAAVALLLKANAAVDAANEYGVTPLSLACTNSNAAIAGALLRAGANPNASQWTDETPLMTCARTGVTLAVKQMLEIGATVNAATRRGQTALMWAASQQHTEIVAMLIQAGANVNAVTKVPDAFTPLSFLDYGLRDHVTGKPDTHDRSRTHHDPASSRGGYTALLFAARSGDLDSARRLLQAGANVNYAGPDGPALLVAAASGHEELAILFVENGADVKAPDGNGITALHWAVQEGLAGITAAKIQAPTDRMWFHPNMPGLAKVLISKGADINARIARGTSPWDFPPFAHGGGIALPQIRQVGATPFFLAAAAGDVGMMRLLLTAGANPRLGTEEGTSPLMAAAGVGQLRDRPLNKQPGAKEAVLLAIELGNDVKATAAGNRTALHGAAHVGANDIIELLLKHGADINAKDKYGQTPLSIALGDPARLVDPFDKRFRQQPIPHKSAAELLLSLGAAPLAGEADKVGATKVSAPSRYPTGSQ
- a CDS encoding DUF1552 domain-containing protein, coding for MMIFKKAIARRTFLRGAGATLALPLLDSMSPAMAAERDGTVVKSPVRLNMIYVPNGRIMNQWTPKAAGTAFELPPTLAPLAPFRDRLTVVSHLSNMAAVVRPGEPMGNHGAASAAYLTGLRGSNGQLGVSADQVAAKDLGQQTQLASLELTLDTVGLLGGGDTPVNDAYSNTISWRSATQPLPMESNPRAVFERMFGEGDSTDPAERLARIRQNRSLLDYVAGDISRMMNRVPQSDRVKLSEYLDGIRDVERRIQRAEEQASTKQLPVVARPTGIPGTYDDHARLMFDLQVLAFQTDMTRVISLIMAHEKSERAYREIGIAEGHHALSHHQGDPNLIGKVAQIDLFQSQLLAYYLEKLRATPDGDGSLLDHSAILYGSGLSDGNLHKATDLPLLVAGGGGKKMGGRHLEFTPNTPMTNLHVTLLDIAGVRVDKLGDSTGQVDGLSLA